A single genomic interval of Prunus dulcis chromosome 5, ALMONDv2, whole genome shotgun sequence harbors:
- the LOC117628084 gene encoding heat shock 22 kDa protein, mitochondrial-like — translation MASSVSILLRRASAPTLFSKLSSPIRSASVSPLVYRSFNSNAQVTSYDQDDRRVPVDRSTTDRSPFRRRDLGPTFFSDVFDPFSPTRSLSQVLNMMDQFTENPFFAGSRRGWDVKENEEALFLRMDMPGLDKEDVKISVEQNTLVVKGEDKDSEDEEGGGRRFSSRLDLPPNLYKLDSIRAEMKNGVLKLAIPKVKEDERKDVFEVKVE, via the exons ATGGCTTCTTCAGTTTCGATCCTTCTCAGAAGGGCCTCTGCCCCAACCCTCTTCTCCAAGCTCTCCAGCCCCATTCGCTCTGCTTCAGTTTCTCCCCTTGTCTATCGCTCCTTCAACTCCAACGCCCAGGTCACAAGCTACGATCAAGATGATCGTAGGGTCCCTGTTGATCGCAGCACCACTGACAGGTCTCCCTTTCGCCGCCGTGACCTTGGCCCCACCTTCTTCTCAG ATGTGTTTGATCCATTTTCACCAACAAGGAGTCTGAGCCAGGTTCTGAACATGATGGACCAGTTCACGGAGAACCCATTTTTTGCAGGGTCAAGAAGAGGCTGGGACGTCAAGGAAAACGAGGAAGCTCTGTTTCTGCGGATGGACATGCCAGGCTTAGACAAAGAGGATGTGAAGATCTCGGTGGAGCAGAACACGCTGGTTGTGAAAGGAGAAGATAAAGACTCGGAGGATGAAGAAGGTGGAGGCAGGAGATTCTCTAGCAGATTGGATCTGCCTCCCAATCTTTACAAGCTCGATTCGATTAGGGCTGAGATGAAGAACGGGGTTCTGAAGCTGGCGATTCCTAAGGTCAAAGAGGACGAAAGGAAGGACGTCTTTGAGGTTAAGGTCGAGTGA
- the LOC117628083 gene encoding leukocyte receptor cluster member 1 homolog, with protein MGGHGGLNILPQKRWNVYNFDNREKVRQDEEAAAKEEQLKREQSRKRDAEFRLEQLRTARGLAPVSQGEKPAVVESKPGHINLFEGIKIFDPIKGLENEGDDGKDGFKKNKKMKKEEKPRVVTAEDEKYRLGYGVAGKGVKLPWYLERLSADANDDSGDGDESSKGAKGEMKNKSGKKTLEELREERLEREKREKERERALILNKTRKGGAALKDRRFSRR; from the coding sequence ATGGGTGGTCATGGTGGTCTGAATATACTGCCTCAGAAGCGGTGGAATGTGTACAACTTTGATAATAGAGAGAAGGTGCGACAGGACGAAGAAGCTGCCGCCAAAGAAGAGCAGCTCAAGCGTGAACAGTCGCGCAAGCGGGATGCTGAGTTCCGTCTTGAGCAGCTCCGGACTGCCCGTGGCTTGGCTCCGGTGAGCCAAGGGGAGAAGCCTGCTGTAGTGGAATCAAAGCCGGGTCATATTAATCTGTTTGAAGGGATTAAGATTTTTGACCCTATTAAAGGATTAGAGAATGAGGGAGATGATGGTAAAGATGGGTTtaagaagaataagaagatgaagaaggagGAGAAGCCCAGGGTTGTGACTGCAGAAGATGAGAAGTATAGGTTGGGTTATGGAGTTGCTGGTAAAGGAGTTAAGCTGCCATGGTACCTTGAAAGGCTGAGTGCAGATGCAAATGATGACAGTGGTGACGGTGATGAATCGTCCAAAGGGGCTAAGGGGGAGATGAAGAACAAGAGTGGGAAGAAGACGTTGGAAGAATTGAGGGAAGAACGATTGGAAAGGGAGAAGcgagagaaagaaagggaacGCGCATTGATTCTGAACAAGACCCGAAAAGGTGGAGCTGCTTTGAAGGATAGAAGGTTTTCTAGGAGGTGA
- the LOC117629317 gene encoding uncharacterized protein LOC117629317 isoform X1 yields the protein MQRATKMGTRTNFYKNPSIAYKKDLSLSSVLQNLKAYNIATGNASPIEEHPPAADGKPACRKRQRDPELPPPPRRQTQSREIEENDGPMSHQDYIDKRRKEVSASQAYEELTADVLGKPGTSCLKLVQYDSDESTSECELKQDSPSSGHIHESDQVKSRSEQRFPHPGEPVCVICGKYGEYICDQTNDDICSMECKADLLEALKVVKEPSSNQRQDVSSSGPKFSLPMPDFGEDTWDYERHRWSKKISSLSTYECWKCRRPGHLAEDCLVMTSNQVTLGQGKPNSIPADLLALYRRCHQIGKNMSAAKCNECYSSLNLATCLHCSIPFCDNAGHLNEHIQANPSHRQYYSHKLSRLVKCCKSTCNVTDVKDLLTCQYCFDKAFDKFYDMYTATWKGTGLSIISGSICCEDHFAWHRMNCMNANAEESAYIISKSSQKDKRVQLSDFIF from the exons ATGCAGAGAGCTACAAAAATGGGGACGAGGACAAATTTCTACAAGAACCCTTCCATCGCTTACAAGAAGGACCTCAGTCTCTCCTCTGTTCTTCAGAACCTGAAAG CTTACAACATCGCCACTGGAAATGCTTCTCCGATTGAAGAACATCCACCAGCTGCTGATGGCAAACCGGCATGTCGTAAACGCCAGCGTGATCCGGAACTGCCACCGCCGCCTCGTCGTCAGACTCAGAGCCGTGAAATCGAAGAGAACGATGGGCCTATGTCTCACCAGGATTACATAGACAAAAGAAG AAAAGAAGTTAGTGCATCGCAGGCTTATGAGGAATTGACTGCTGATGTTTTG GGAAAGCCGGGAACTTCGTGCTTAAAGTTGGTACAATATGACA GTGACGAAAGTACTTCGGAATGTGAATTGAAGCAGGATTCTCCAAGTTCTG GTCACATACATGAATCTGATCAAGTAAAGAGCAGAAGTGAACAGCGTTTCCCTCATCCAGGAGAACCTGTTTGTGTCATATGTGGTAAATATGGAGAATATATATGCGACCAG ACCAATGACGACATCTGCAGCATGGAGTGCAAAGCTGATCTATTGGAAGCTCTTAAAGTTGTGAAG GAGCCCTCAAGCAATCAAAGACAAGATGTCTCCTCATCTGGACCCAAATTTTCCTTACCAATGCCTGATTTTGGTGAGGACACTTGGGATTATGAGCGGCATCGCTGGTCCAAGAAGATTTCCAGTCTTTCTACTTATGAATG TTGGAAATGTAGAAGGCCTGGACACCTTGCTGAAGATTGTTTGGTGATGACAAGTAACCAG GTGACATTGGGCCAAGGCAAACCCAATTCAATACCTGCTGACCTTCTTGCATTGTACAGAAG ATGCCACCAGATAGGCAAAAACATGTCAGCTGCAAAGTGCAATGAATGCTATAGCTCACTAAATTTAGCCACATGCCTTCATTGTAGCATTCCGTTCTGTGACAA TGCAGGTCATTTGAATGAGCATATACAGGCAAATCCATCTCATCGACAATATTATTCTCATAAGCTCTCTCGTCTG GTGAAATGCTGTAAATCAACATGCAACGTGACTGACGTCAAGGATCTTTTGACATGCCAGTACTGTTTTGATAAAGCTTTTGATAAGTTCTATGACATGTATACTGCAACTTG GAAAGGCACAGGGCTTTCAATCATATCAGGTTCTATTTGCTGCGAAGATCACTTTGCTTG GCATAGGATGAACTGTATGAATGCTAATGCGGAAGAAAGTGCATATATCATCAGTAAGAGTTCCCAGAAAGACAAGCGTGTTCAGCTCAGTGACTTCATTTTCTAA
- the LOC117629317 gene encoding uncharacterized protein LOC117629317 isoform X2, whose translation MQRATKMGTRTNFYKNPSIAYKKDLSLSSVLQNLKAYNIATGNASPIEEHPPAADGKPACRKRQRDPELPPPPRRQTQSREIEENDGPMSHQDYIDKRRKEVSASQAYEELTADVLGKPGTSCLKLVQYDSDESTSECELKQDSPSSGHIHESDQVKSRSEQRFPHPGEPVCVICGKYGEYICDQTNDDICSMECKADLLEALKVVKEPSSNQRQDVSSSGPKFSLPMPDFGEDTWDYERHRWSKKISSLSTYECWKCRRPGHLAEDCLVMTSNQVTLGQGKPNSIPADLLALYRRCHQIGKNMSAAKCNECYSSLNLATCLHCSIPFCDK comes from the exons ATGCAGAGAGCTACAAAAATGGGGACGAGGACAAATTTCTACAAGAACCCTTCCATCGCTTACAAGAAGGACCTCAGTCTCTCCTCTGTTCTTCAGAACCTGAAAG CTTACAACATCGCCACTGGAAATGCTTCTCCGATTGAAGAACATCCACCAGCTGCTGATGGCAAACCGGCATGTCGTAAACGCCAGCGTGATCCGGAACTGCCACCGCCGCCTCGTCGTCAGACTCAGAGCCGTGAAATCGAAGAGAACGATGGGCCTATGTCTCACCAGGATTACATAGACAAAAGAAG AAAAGAAGTTAGTGCATCGCAGGCTTATGAGGAATTGACTGCTGATGTTTTG GGAAAGCCGGGAACTTCGTGCTTAAAGTTGGTACAATATGACA GTGACGAAAGTACTTCGGAATGTGAATTGAAGCAGGATTCTCCAAGTTCTG GTCACATACATGAATCTGATCAAGTAAAGAGCAGAAGTGAACAGCGTTTCCCTCATCCAGGAGAACCTGTTTGTGTCATATGTGGTAAATATGGAGAATATATATGCGACCAG ACCAATGACGACATCTGCAGCATGGAGTGCAAAGCTGATCTATTGGAAGCTCTTAAAGTTGTGAAG GAGCCCTCAAGCAATCAAAGACAAGATGTCTCCTCATCTGGACCCAAATTTTCCTTACCAATGCCTGATTTTGGTGAGGACACTTGGGATTATGAGCGGCATCGCTGGTCCAAGAAGATTTCCAGTCTTTCTACTTATGAATG TTGGAAATGTAGAAGGCCTGGACACCTTGCTGAAGATTGTTTGGTGATGACAAGTAACCAG GTGACATTGGGCCAAGGCAAACCCAATTCAATACCTGCTGACCTTCTTGCATTGTACAGAAG ATGCCACCAGATAGGCAAAAACATGTCAGCTGCAAAGTGCAATGAATGCTATAGCTCACTAAATTTAGCCACATGCCTTCATTGTAGCATTCCGTTCTGTGACAA GTGA